A window of the Arachis duranensis cultivar V14167 chromosome 5, aradu.V14167.gnm2.J7QH, whole genome shotgun sequence genome harbors these coding sequences:
- the LOC107488256 gene encoding protein LURP-one-related 4 has protein sequence MAKKVYPAAEASCSGKYTVWMKSLVFHSNGCTVYDSNGDIVYRVDNYDKKGATQVNLMDLRGTLVCSIHKKLLAFGRWDVYRCNGSDSDYTRQQQKTKKKPWFEVKTSYKMMITGRVASCQVTTIGCQKYCIHRICSKTSGFMIFNMKNGHIVANAKQKQTCSGILLGKDVLRLDVEGDIDHSLIMAFVTVFALVCGSI, from the exons ATGGCGAAGAAGGTTTACCCTGCGGCAGAGGCCTCATGTTCTGGAAAATACACAGTTTGGATGAAATCGCTTGTGTTCCACTCTAACGGCTGCACTGTGTATGATTCAAATGGTGACATCGTTTACCGCGTTGATAACTATGACAAAAAGGGAGCAACTCAAGTTAACCTTATGGATCTACGAGGCACACTTGTCTGTTCCATTCACAAG AAATTACTTGCTTTTGGACGATGGGATGTTTATAGATGCAATGGTTCTGATTCCGATTATACAAGGCAGCAAcagaaaacgaagaagaagccATGGTTTGAAGTGAAAACAAGTTATAAGATGATGATTACGGGAAGAGTAGCCAGTTGCCAAGTCACTACTATAGGCTGCCAAAAATATTGCATACACAGAATCTGTAGCAAAACATCAGGGTTTATgatcttcaatatgaagaacGGACACATAGTCGCAAAT GCAAAGCAAAAGCAGACATGTTCAGGGATATTACTGGGGAAGGATGTTCTAAGGTTGGATGTGGAAGGAGACATAGATCACTCTCTTATAATGGCCTTTGTCACTGTATTTGCTCTAGTCTGCGGCTCAATCTAA
- the LOC107488255 gene encoding uncharacterized protein LOC107488255 isoform X3, which yields MFRSARWWTDRNRVKALFKLHFHLTQVNECGVDALVLSIVPGDFGKPTTRLDQATVRNGVCTWHNPVYETVKFIQDPKTGKFTDKLYQFLLSTGSSKGSSIGEASINIADYAEATKPSYLSLPIRVSHSDALLHVSIQRIQENSDQREEEECEDAKQKSHDWIISNHLSNADIDESTRSNSSEEVTAKAMNNREELSVNCSTSSESDTTLSSSDDSSGLDSPRKLGLKRKKNIHSSKNVFLSGDSTNGSNHDIPKEDSEESHPTETEKLKAELAALARHVDVSDMELQTLRKQIVKETKRGQDLSKEILILKEERDAFKLECENLKSFHKRMDEARLRSRSQLETRDLGAFVEEIRQELSYEKDMNANLRLQLKKMQESNAELVLAVQDLEEMLEQSQCNNKDSKELVETEMEKLVQRQSNGNNDTEALEKKIIDLYGEIEMYRRDKDDLEVQLEQLALDYEILKQENHSIVYKLEQSQVQEQLKMHYECSSPPPPPNNNDPDLEMHIENLEKQLKEQSEDFSNSLATIKELETHIRRLEEEFDKKKHGFEADLEAVTRDKVEHEQRAIKAEEALRKTRMANAKTAERLQEEFRRLSSQMTSTFDANEKAAMKALKEASQLRSQKSLLEEMLRKAKQEIQLLQSDYDLKLDDLSNQMNTMTVQIQQMKLEIEDKTKQLEDQKKNGEQAGSDFSEKIRVLKAENEDLNGEIWRLREQVEGNESRRDELELMKKSMEESEEMLQRRSAERNELVSTIALLKKEAEQSVNEARRLEKEVEAVRAQYSELKGSVSEEAAEKEKLRKQVLQMKSEIKKKEDALSSMERRLKDSLKNKKTASAPQNSKDMASLREKIKMLEQGLVKSKEKALESSSSSFLNKEKELQTKIDELENKVEEFNQIIALQQVSQDLSIISSKDVCDEKEMVSELTERNKSMESELKEMQERYLEMSLKFAEVEGERQQLVMTLRNLNLNLKAINKP from the exons ATGTTTCGTTCTGCAAGATGGTGGACCGACAGGAACAGAGTCAAAGCTCTTTTCAAGCTCCATTTCCATCTCACACAG GTGAATGAATGTGGGGTGGATGCATTGGTGCTGTCAATAGTTCCAGGGGACTTTGGAAAACCAACCACCAGATTGGATCAAGCTACAGTTAGAAATGGAGTTTGTACATGGCATAATCCTGTATATGAAACTGTCAAGTTCATTCAAGACCCAAAGACTGGCAAATTCACTGACAAGTTATATCAATTTTTGCTTTCAACG GGTTCATCAAAAGGTAGCTCCATTGGGGAGGCTTCTATAAATATTGCTGACTATGCTGAGGCCACAAAACCATCCTATCTCTCTCTTCCCATCAGGGTTTCTCATTCTGATGCTCTTTTgcat GTATCCATCCAGAGGATTCAAGAAAATAGTGATCAAAG agaagaagaggaatGTGAAGATGCCAAACAAAAATCCCATGATTGGATCATAAGCAACCATTTAAGCAATGCAGACATAGATGAAAGCACTAGAAGCAACTCTTCTGAA GAAGTCACTGCCAAAGCAATGAACAATAGAGAAGAATTGAGTGTTAATTGCAGCACATCTAGTGAATCTGACACTACATTGTCAAGTTCAGATGACAGCTCTGGACTTGATAGTCCCCGAAAACTTGgactgaaaagaaaaaagaacatcCATTCCAGCAAAAATGTGTTTCTTTCAG GCGATTCGACAAACGGCTCCAACCATGACATTCCAAAGGAAGATTCCGAAGAATCACATCCTACAGAGACCGAAAAACTCAAGGCTGAGCTTGCTGCATTGGCTAGGCATGTGGATGTGTCAGACATGGAACTACAGACCCTTAGAAAGCAAATTGTGAAGGAAACCAAAAGAGGGCAAGACCTCTCAAAGGAAATCCTTATCTTGAAAGAGGAAAGAGACGCATTCAAGTTGGAATGTGAGAATCTCAAGTCTTTCCACAAGCGAATGGACGAGGCCAGATTGCGAAGCAGGTCGCAATTGGAAACCAGAGATCTCGGCGCTTTCGTGGAAGAAATCCGGCAGGAATTGAGTTATGAAAAGGACATGAACGCCAATCTTCGGCTACAGTTAAAGAAGATGCAAGAATCAAATGCTGAACTGGTTCTTGCTGTGCAGGACCTTGAAGAAATGCTGGAGCAATCACAGTGTAATAACAAAGACTCCAAGGAGCtagtagaaacagaaatggagaaGCTTGTACAGAGACAAAGCAACGGTAATAACGATACAGAAGCACTTGAGAAGAAGATTATAGACCTCTATGGTGAAATAGAGATGTACAGAAGGGACAAAGATGATTTAGAGGTACAACTTGAACAACTTGCATTAGACTATGAGATATTGAAACAGGAGAATCATAGCATTGTGTATAAGCTTGAGCAAAGCCAAGTTCAAGAACAATTGAAAATGCATTATGAATGTtcatctcctcctcctcctcctaatAATAATGATCCTGATCTTGAAATGCATATTGAGAATCTAGAGAAGCAACTCAAAGAACAGTCAGAAGATTTCTCGAATTCTCTTGCTACTATTAAGGAACTCGAAACGCATATCAGGAGATTGGAGGAAGAATTCGATAAGAAGAAACATGGATTCGAAGCTGACCTAGAAGCAGTGACGCGCGACAAAGTTGAACATGAGCAGAGAGCCATCAAAGCAGAGGAAGCTTTGCGGAAGACAAGAATGGCGAATGCTAAAACTGCCGAGAGGCTGCAAGAGGAGTTTAGAAGGCTCTCGTCTCAAATGACCTCCACATTTGACGCCAATGAGAAAGCTGCCATGAAAGCATTGAAAGAAGCGAGCCAACTGCGTTCGCAGAAGAGTTTACTAGAAGAAATGCTGCGAAAAGCTAAACAAGAGATTCAGTTGCTTCAATCTGATTATGATTTAAAACTCGATGATCTCTCAAATCAAATGAATACAATGACGGTTCAGATTCAACAGATGAAGCTGGAGATCGAGGACAAGACAAAGCAGCTAGAAGATCAGAAGAAGAACGGGGAACAAGCTGGTAGCGATTTCTCTGAGAAGATTCGAGTGCTTAAGGCAGAGAATGAAGATCTGAACGGAGAGATTTGGCGGTTACGCGAGCAAGTAGAAGGAAATGAAAGTCGTAGAGATGAGTTGGAACTAATGAAGAAATCGATGGAGGAATCCGAGGAAATGTTACAGAGACGAAGTGCCGAAAGAAATGAACTGGTGAGTACGATTGCATTGTTAAAGAAGGAAGCAGAGCAGTCAGTTAACGAGGCTAGGCGATTGGAGAAGGAGGTGGAAGCAGTTAGAGCTCAATACAGTGAGTTGAAAGGTTCAGTTTCGGAAGAGGCTGCGGAGAAAGAAAaacttaggaagcaagttttgcAGATGAAGAGTGAGATCAAGAAGAAGGAGGATGCGTTAAGCAGCATGGAGAGGAGGCTTAAGGATAgtttgaagaacaagaaaactGCTTCAGCTCCTCAGAATTCAAAAGACATGGCAAGTCTGAgggaaaaaatcaaaatgcttgAG CAGGGCCTTGTAAAGTCAAAGGAAAAAGCATTGGAGAGTTCATCAAGTTCATTCTTGAATAAGGAGAAGGAACTCCAGACCAAAATTGACGAGTTGGAGAataaagtggaggaattcaaTCAGATTATTGCTTTGCAGCAG GTTTCTCAGGATTTAAGCATTATTTCTTCAAAAGATGTATGTGATGAAAAGGAGATGGTAAGTGAGTTGACGGAAAGAAACAAGTCAATGGAAAGCGAACTAAAAGAGATGCAAGAGAGATACTTAGAAATGAGCCTCAAATTTGCAGAGGTAGAAGGTGAGAGACAACAGCTTGTTATGACCCTGCGCAACCTCAACCTCAACCTCAAGGCTATTAACAAACCCTAA
- the LOC107488255 gene encoding uncharacterized protein LOC107488255 isoform X1 → MFRSARWWTDRNRVKALFKLHFHLTQVNECGVDALVLSIVPGDFGKPTTRLDQATVRNGVCTWHNPVYETVKFIQDPKTGKFTDKLYQFLLSTGSSKGSSIGEASINIADYAEATKPSYLSLPIRVSHSDALLHVSIQRIQENSDQREEEECEDAKQKSHDWIISNHLSNADIDESTRSNSSEEVTAKAMNNREELSVNCSTSSESDTTLSSSDDSSGLDSPRKLGLKRKKNIHSSKNVFLSGMSHNSKSQKLVISDSTTQMHDDMHQRIHFDWPPGDSTNGSNHDIPKEDSEESHPTETEKLKAELAALARHVDVSDMELQTLRKQIVKETKRGQDLSKEILILKEERDAFKLECENLKSFHKRMDEARLRSRSQLETRDLGAFVEEIRQELSYEKDMNANLRLQLKKMQESNAELVLAVQDLEEMLEQSQCNNKDSKELVETEMEKLVQRQSNGNNDTEALEKKIIDLYGEIEMYRRDKDDLEVQLEQLALDYEILKQENHSIVYKLEQSQVQEQLKMHYECSSPPPPPNNNDPDLEMHIENLEKQLKEQSEDFSNSLATIKELETHIRRLEEEFDKKKHGFEADLEAVTRDKVEHEQRAIKAEEALRKTRMANAKTAERLQEEFRRLSSQMTSTFDANEKAAMKALKEASQLRSQKSLLEEMLRKAKQEIQLLQSDYDLKLDDLSNQMNTMTVQIQQMKLEIEDKTKQLEDQKKNGEQAGSDFSEKIRVLKAENEDLNGEIWRLREQVEGNESRRDELELMKKSMEESEEMLQRRSAERNELVSTIALLKKEAEQSVNEARRLEKEVEAVRAQYSELKGSVSEEAAEKEKLRKQVLQMKSEIKKKEDALSSMERRLKDSLKNKKTASAPQNSKDMASLREKIKMLEQGLVKSKEKALESSSSSFLNKEKELQTKIDELENKVEEFNQIIALQQVSQDLSIISSKDVCDEKEMVSELTERNKSMESELKEMQERYLEMSLKFAEVEGERQQLVMTLRNLNLNLKAINKP, encoded by the exons ATGTTTCGTTCTGCAAGATGGTGGACCGACAGGAACAGAGTCAAAGCTCTTTTCAAGCTCCATTTCCATCTCACACAG GTGAATGAATGTGGGGTGGATGCATTGGTGCTGTCAATAGTTCCAGGGGACTTTGGAAAACCAACCACCAGATTGGATCAAGCTACAGTTAGAAATGGAGTTTGTACATGGCATAATCCTGTATATGAAACTGTCAAGTTCATTCAAGACCCAAAGACTGGCAAATTCACTGACAAGTTATATCAATTTTTGCTTTCAACG GGTTCATCAAAAGGTAGCTCCATTGGGGAGGCTTCTATAAATATTGCTGACTATGCTGAGGCCACAAAACCATCCTATCTCTCTCTTCCCATCAGGGTTTCTCATTCTGATGCTCTTTTgcat GTATCCATCCAGAGGATTCAAGAAAATAGTGATCAAAG agaagaagaggaatGTGAAGATGCCAAACAAAAATCCCATGATTGGATCATAAGCAACCATTTAAGCAATGCAGACATAGATGAAAGCACTAGAAGCAACTCTTCTGAA GAAGTCACTGCCAAAGCAATGAACAATAGAGAAGAATTGAGTGTTAATTGCAGCACATCTAGTGAATCTGACACTACATTGTCAAGTTCAGATGACAGCTCTGGACTTGATAGTCCCCGAAAACTTGgactgaaaagaaaaaagaacatcCATTCCAGCAAAAATGTGTTTCTTTCAGGTATGAGCCACAattcaaaatctcaaaaactTGTTATCAGTGACTCCACAACACAAATGCATGATGATATGCATCAGAGAATACACTTTGATTGGCCACCAGGCGATTCGACAAACGGCTCCAACCATGACATTCCAAAGGAAGATTCCGAAGAATCACATCCTACAGAGACCGAAAAACTCAAGGCTGAGCTTGCTGCATTGGCTAGGCATGTGGATGTGTCAGACATGGAACTACAGACCCTTAGAAAGCAAATTGTGAAGGAAACCAAAAGAGGGCAAGACCTCTCAAAGGAAATCCTTATCTTGAAAGAGGAAAGAGACGCATTCAAGTTGGAATGTGAGAATCTCAAGTCTTTCCACAAGCGAATGGACGAGGCCAGATTGCGAAGCAGGTCGCAATTGGAAACCAGAGATCTCGGCGCTTTCGTGGAAGAAATCCGGCAGGAATTGAGTTATGAAAAGGACATGAACGCCAATCTTCGGCTACAGTTAAAGAAGATGCAAGAATCAAATGCTGAACTGGTTCTTGCTGTGCAGGACCTTGAAGAAATGCTGGAGCAATCACAGTGTAATAACAAAGACTCCAAGGAGCtagtagaaacagaaatggagaaGCTTGTACAGAGACAAAGCAACGGTAATAACGATACAGAAGCACTTGAGAAGAAGATTATAGACCTCTATGGTGAAATAGAGATGTACAGAAGGGACAAAGATGATTTAGAGGTACAACTTGAACAACTTGCATTAGACTATGAGATATTGAAACAGGAGAATCATAGCATTGTGTATAAGCTTGAGCAAAGCCAAGTTCAAGAACAATTGAAAATGCATTATGAATGTtcatctcctcctcctcctcctaatAATAATGATCCTGATCTTGAAATGCATATTGAGAATCTAGAGAAGCAACTCAAAGAACAGTCAGAAGATTTCTCGAATTCTCTTGCTACTATTAAGGAACTCGAAACGCATATCAGGAGATTGGAGGAAGAATTCGATAAGAAGAAACATGGATTCGAAGCTGACCTAGAAGCAGTGACGCGCGACAAAGTTGAACATGAGCAGAGAGCCATCAAAGCAGAGGAAGCTTTGCGGAAGACAAGAATGGCGAATGCTAAAACTGCCGAGAGGCTGCAAGAGGAGTTTAGAAGGCTCTCGTCTCAAATGACCTCCACATTTGACGCCAATGAGAAAGCTGCCATGAAAGCATTGAAAGAAGCGAGCCAACTGCGTTCGCAGAAGAGTTTACTAGAAGAAATGCTGCGAAAAGCTAAACAAGAGATTCAGTTGCTTCAATCTGATTATGATTTAAAACTCGATGATCTCTCAAATCAAATGAATACAATGACGGTTCAGATTCAACAGATGAAGCTGGAGATCGAGGACAAGACAAAGCAGCTAGAAGATCAGAAGAAGAACGGGGAACAAGCTGGTAGCGATTTCTCTGAGAAGATTCGAGTGCTTAAGGCAGAGAATGAAGATCTGAACGGAGAGATTTGGCGGTTACGCGAGCAAGTAGAAGGAAATGAAAGTCGTAGAGATGAGTTGGAACTAATGAAGAAATCGATGGAGGAATCCGAGGAAATGTTACAGAGACGAAGTGCCGAAAGAAATGAACTGGTGAGTACGATTGCATTGTTAAAGAAGGAAGCAGAGCAGTCAGTTAACGAGGCTAGGCGATTGGAGAAGGAGGTGGAAGCAGTTAGAGCTCAATACAGTGAGTTGAAAGGTTCAGTTTCGGAAGAGGCTGCGGAGAAAGAAAaacttaggaagcaagttttgcAGATGAAGAGTGAGATCAAGAAGAAGGAGGATGCGTTAAGCAGCATGGAGAGGAGGCTTAAGGATAgtttgaagaacaagaaaactGCTTCAGCTCCTCAGAATTCAAAAGACATGGCAAGTCTGAgggaaaaaatcaaaatgcttgAG CAGGGCCTTGTAAAGTCAAAGGAAAAAGCATTGGAGAGTTCATCAAGTTCATTCTTGAATAAGGAGAAGGAACTCCAGACCAAAATTGACGAGTTGGAGAataaagtggaggaattcaaTCAGATTATTGCTTTGCAGCAG GTTTCTCAGGATTTAAGCATTATTTCTTCAAAAGATGTATGTGATGAAAAGGAGATGGTAAGTGAGTTGACGGAAAGAAACAAGTCAATGGAAAGCGAACTAAAAGAGATGCAAGAGAGATACTTAGAAATGAGCCTCAAATTTGCAGAGGTAGAAGGTGAGAGACAACAGCTTGTTATGACCCTGCGCAACCTCAACCTCAACCTCAAGGCTATTAACAAACCCTAA
- the LOC107488255 gene encoding uncharacterized protein LOC107488255 isoform X2, protein MFRSARWWTDRNRVKALFKLHFHLTQVNECGVDALVLSIVPGDFGKPTTRLDQATVRNGVCTWHNPVYETVKFIQDPKTGKFTDKLYQFLLSTGSSKGSSIGEASINIADYAEATKPSYLSLPIRVSHSDALLHVSIQRIQENSDQREEEECEDAKQKSHDWIISNHLSNADIDESTRSNSSEEVTAKAMNNREELSVNCSTSSESDTTLSSSDDSSGLDSPRKLGLKRKKNIHSSKNVFLSGMSHNSKSQKLVISDSTTQMHDDMHQRIHFDWPPGDSTNGSNHDIPKEDSEESHPTETEKLKAELAALARHVDVSDMELQTLRKQIVKETKRGQDLSKEILILKEERDAFKLECENLKSFHKRMDEARLRSRSQLETRDLGAFVEEIRQELSYEKDMNANLRLQLKKMQESNAELVLAVQDLEEMLEQSQCNNKDSKELVETEMEKLVQRQSNGNNDTEALEKKIIDLYGEIEMYRRDKDDLEVQLEQLALDYEILKQENHSIVYKLEQSQVQEQLKMHYECSSPPPPPNNNDPDLEMHIENLEKQLKEQSEDFSNSLATIKELETHIRRLEEEFDKKKHGFEADLEAVTRDKVEHEQRAIKAEEALRKTRMANAKTAERLQEEFRRLSSQMTSTFDANEKAAMKALKEASQLRSQKSLLEEMLRKAKQEIQLLQSDYDLKLDDLSNQMNTMTVQIQQMKLEIEDKTKQLEDQKKNGEQAGSDFSEKIRVLKAENEDLNGEIWRLREQVEGNESRRDELELMKKSMEESEEMLQRRSAERNELVSTIALLKKEAEQSVNEARRLEKEVEAVRAQYSELKGSVSEEAAEKEKLRKQVLQMKSEIKKKEDALSSMERRLKDSLKNKKTASAPQNSKDMASLREKIKMLEGLVKSKEKALESSSSSFLNKEKELQTKIDELENKVEEFNQIIALQQVSQDLSIISSKDVCDEKEMVSELTERNKSMESELKEMQERYLEMSLKFAEVEGERQQLVMTLRNLNLNLKAINKP, encoded by the exons ATGTTTCGTTCTGCAAGATGGTGGACCGACAGGAACAGAGTCAAAGCTCTTTTCAAGCTCCATTTCCATCTCACACAG GTGAATGAATGTGGGGTGGATGCATTGGTGCTGTCAATAGTTCCAGGGGACTTTGGAAAACCAACCACCAGATTGGATCAAGCTACAGTTAGAAATGGAGTTTGTACATGGCATAATCCTGTATATGAAACTGTCAAGTTCATTCAAGACCCAAAGACTGGCAAATTCACTGACAAGTTATATCAATTTTTGCTTTCAACG GGTTCATCAAAAGGTAGCTCCATTGGGGAGGCTTCTATAAATATTGCTGACTATGCTGAGGCCACAAAACCATCCTATCTCTCTCTTCCCATCAGGGTTTCTCATTCTGATGCTCTTTTgcat GTATCCATCCAGAGGATTCAAGAAAATAGTGATCAAAG agaagaagaggaatGTGAAGATGCCAAACAAAAATCCCATGATTGGATCATAAGCAACCATTTAAGCAATGCAGACATAGATGAAAGCACTAGAAGCAACTCTTCTGAA GAAGTCACTGCCAAAGCAATGAACAATAGAGAAGAATTGAGTGTTAATTGCAGCACATCTAGTGAATCTGACACTACATTGTCAAGTTCAGATGACAGCTCTGGACTTGATAGTCCCCGAAAACTTGgactgaaaagaaaaaagaacatcCATTCCAGCAAAAATGTGTTTCTTTCAGGTATGAGCCACAattcaaaatctcaaaaactTGTTATCAGTGACTCCACAACACAAATGCATGATGATATGCATCAGAGAATACACTTTGATTGGCCACCAGGCGATTCGACAAACGGCTCCAACCATGACATTCCAAAGGAAGATTCCGAAGAATCACATCCTACAGAGACCGAAAAACTCAAGGCTGAGCTTGCTGCATTGGCTAGGCATGTGGATGTGTCAGACATGGAACTACAGACCCTTAGAAAGCAAATTGTGAAGGAAACCAAAAGAGGGCAAGACCTCTCAAAGGAAATCCTTATCTTGAAAGAGGAAAGAGACGCATTCAAGTTGGAATGTGAGAATCTCAAGTCTTTCCACAAGCGAATGGACGAGGCCAGATTGCGAAGCAGGTCGCAATTGGAAACCAGAGATCTCGGCGCTTTCGTGGAAGAAATCCGGCAGGAATTGAGTTATGAAAAGGACATGAACGCCAATCTTCGGCTACAGTTAAAGAAGATGCAAGAATCAAATGCTGAACTGGTTCTTGCTGTGCAGGACCTTGAAGAAATGCTGGAGCAATCACAGTGTAATAACAAAGACTCCAAGGAGCtagtagaaacagaaatggagaaGCTTGTACAGAGACAAAGCAACGGTAATAACGATACAGAAGCACTTGAGAAGAAGATTATAGACCTCTATGGTGAAATAGAGATGTACAGAAGGGACAAAGATGATTTAGAGGTACAACTTGAACAACTTGCATTAGACTATGAGATATTGAAACAGGAGAATCATAGCATTGTGTATAAGCTTGAGCAAAGCCAAGTTCAAGAACAATTGAAAATGCATTATGAATGTtcatctcctcctcctcctcctaatAATAATGATCCTGATCTTGAAATGCATATTGAGAATCTAGAGAAGCAACTCAAAGAACAGTCAGAAGATTTCTCGAATTCTCTTGCTACTATTAAGGAACTCGAAACGCATATCAGGAGATTGGAGGAAGAATTCGATAAGAAGAAACATGGATTCGAAGCTGACCTAGAAGCAGTGACGCGCGACAAAGTTGAACATGAGCAGAGAGCCATCAAAGCAGAGGAAGCTTTGCGGAAGACAAGAATGGCGAATGCTAAAACTGCCGAGAGGCTGCAAGAGGAGTTTAGAAGGCTCTCGTCTCAAATGACCTCCACATTTGACGCCAATGAGAAAGCTGCCATGAAAGCATTGAAAGAAGCGAGCCAACTGCGTTCGCAGAAGAGTTTACTAGAAGAAATGCTGCGAAAAGCTAAACAAGAGATTCAGTTGCTTCAATCTGATTATGATTTAAAACTCGATGATCTCTCAAATCAAATGAATACAATGACGGTTCAGATTCAACAGATGAAGCTGGAGATCGAGGACAAGACAAAGCAGCTAGAAGATCAGAAGAAGAACGGGGAACAAGCTGGTAGCGATTTCTCTGAGAAGATTCGAGTGCTTAAGGCAGAGAATGAAGATCTGAACGGAGAGATTTGGCGGTTACGCGAGCAAGTAGAAGGAAATGAAAGTCGTAGAGATGAGTTGGAACTAATGAAGAAATCGATGGAGGAATCCGAGGAAATGTTACAGAGACGAAGTGCCGAAAGAAATGAACTGGTGAGTACGATTGCATTGTTAAAGAAGGAAGCAGAGCAGTCAGTTAACGAGGCTAGGCGATTGGAGAAGGAGGTGGAAGCAGTTAGAGCTCAATACAGTGAGTTGAAAGGTTCAGTTTCGGAAGAGGCTGCGGAGAAAGAAAaacttaggaagcaagttttgcAGATGAAGAGTGAGATCAAGAAGAAGGAGGATGCGTTAAGCAGCATGGAGAGGAGGCTTAAGGATAgtttgaagaacaagaaaactGCTTCAGCTCCTCAGAATTCAAAAGACATGGCAAGTCTGAgggaaaaaatcaaaatgcttgAG GGCCTTGTAAAGTCAAAGGAAAAAGCATTGGAGAGTTCATCAAGTTCATTCTTGAATAAGGAGAAGGAACTCCAGACCAAAATTGACGAGTTGGAGAataaagtggaggaattcaaTCAGATTATTGCTTTGCAGCAG GTTTCTCAGGATTTAAGCATTATTTCTTCAAAAGATGTATGTGATGAAAAGGAGATGGTAAGTGAGTTGACGGAAAGAAACAAGTCAATGGAAAGCGAACTAAAAGAGATGCAAGAGAGATACTTAGAAATGAGCCTCAAATTTGCAGAGGTAGAAGGTGAGAGACAACAGCTTGTTATGACCCTGCGCAACCTCAACCTCAACCTCAAGGCTATTAACAAACCCTAA